In Chloracidobacterium sp., the following proteins share a genomic window:
- a CDS encoding helix-turn-helix transcriptional regulator, which translates to MKKKPRTYTISAVAEMYEIHPQTLRLYEREGLLKPSRSIGNTRLYEDADVERLEVILSLTRDLGVNLAGVEIILNMREKMDQMQREFEQFFEYLKAHASEFSRQTETFSASSALIPVSRLRVTRFRGHGIDDE; encoded by the coding sequence ATGAAGAAAAAGCCCCGCACATACACCATCAGCGCCGTCGCGGAAATGTACGAGATACATCCGCAGACGCTGAGACTGTATGAACGCGAAGGCCTGCTAAAACCGTCACGTTCGATTGGCAATACGCGGCTTTACGAGGATGCCGACGTCGAACGTCTCGAAGTGATCCTTTCTCTCACCCGCGATCTGGGCGTCAACCTGGCCGGCGTTGAGATAATCCTCAACATGCGTGAAAAGATGGATCAGATGCAGCGCGAATTTGAGCAGTTCTTTGAATACCTCAAAGCTCACGCCAGCGAATTCTCCCGCCAGACCGAAACATTCTCGGCAAGCTCTGCCCTCATTCCCGTCTCTCGATTGCGAGTAACCCGATTTCGCGGTCACGGCATCGATGACGAATGA